The Candidatus Binatia bacterium region GACGTTGCCTCGGACCTGCGCCCCGAGGCCCAGCTCGAAGCGGCCCTTGGAGTACGCCTGCAGATCCCAGGCAGCGACGGCCGTCGTCATCGGACTGCGGGTGAAGGCGACGAGCACACTCGTCGCGACTCGCAGGGTCGTCGTGGCTTGTAGGGCGAGCGACGAGGCGAGGAGGCCATCGTGTACCGCCTCGGGCACGTTCAGGCCGTCGTACCCGATGCGCTCGGCCCGACGCGCGTGCTCGGCGATGTCGGCGAGCGGAATGCGCTGGTTCGTGTTCGCGTAAATCAGCATCAGGACTCCGCCTCGACGCCGTAGCGATCCATGTAGGCCGCGTAGCGTTCGTGGACCCAGGATTTCTCGATGCCGTAGTCTTCGAGCGAGTAGCGGTGGGCGCCGTGCTTCCCGCGCGGCTTTTCGGCCATGTATCGGGTCATCTTCTCCTCGGCGTCCTTCGTGAGTTCCAGATCCAGTTGCCGGTAGACGGTGCGGAGGGCGGTGCCGGGATCTCTCATCAGGTCCGTGAACCGGAGGTCCACGATCTGGCTGTCGGGGATCGCTCCGTTCTTCCGCTGGGCGATGACGGCGTCCCAGCCCATCGCGATTCCTTCGGTGTATTGCTGGACGAGTGTCGCGACGTCGACATGGTCGCTTCGCATGCGTCGAAGGGTCGCGACCAGGCTCACGATCGAGGCGACGGTCTTCACCGGGTCGCGGTGGGTGAGCACGAGCCGCGCGTCGGGATAGACCGAGAAGAGGGTTGGCAGCATCGTCAGATGACTGGGAGCCTTGAGAAGCCACGGACTGCCGGGGCAGCGCCATTGGAGGAGTTGGAGTTGGCGGCGATGGAAGCGAAACGCCGGTGCGAGATCGTTCGTGACGAGCCACTTCGAATAACTGGGGACGTCGAGTACGCCGGAGAAGTGCGGGGAGGCGAATTCGTGCAGCATGAGGAAGATGCACTCGAACGGGAGTGCACCGCCGTTCTCGTGCATCGTCTTGTACTCGGGCGCGACCTCGTGCCAGAGCGTGAGCTCGCGATCGGCATTCTCGATCCGTGGGTCCGTTGCGTACGTGGCGCTCTGTGGTGGCGGAACCGAGTACATGACTTCCCAGGCGAGCGCGGTGCGGTTGTTGGGATCCTCCGCGAGCAACTCGTGAAGAATCGACGTGCCGCTTCGGCCGGTTCCGGTGATGATGACCGGGCGCTCGATCGCGCCGTCAGTGATCTCCGGGTTCTGTTTCAGGGTGTCGATGATGC contains the following coding sequences:
- a CDS encoding sulfotransferase; amino-acid sequence: MKETPRPNWVQDLNTIGTSLGGSEHVVRLDADSLLESATAETGLDDFGDDGWREPFGVLLEAIENEARLNLVGRLLTRSEILRVLQNRLRIIDTLKQNPEITDGAIERPVIITGTGRSGTSILHELLAEDPNNRTALAWEVMYSVPPPQSATYATDPRIENADRELTLWHEVAPEYKTMHENGGALPFECIFLMLHEFASPHFSGVLDVPSYSKWLVTNDLAPAFRFHRRQLQLLQWRCPGSPWLLKAPSHLTMLPTLFSVYPDARLVLTHRDPVKTVASIVSLVATLRRMRSDHVDVATLVQQYTEGIAMGWDAVIAQRKNGAIPDSQIVDLRFTDLMRDPGTALRTVYRQLDLELTKDAEEKMTRYMAEKPRGKHGAHRYSLEDYGIEKSWVHERYAAYMDRYGVEAES